A single genomic interval of Acidovorax sp. 1608163 harbors:
- a CDS encoding TIGR00645 family protein: MSHPKPKTSAPLRPLPSLIFASRWLQLPLYLGLILAQAVYVFHFWVELVHLVEAAFGNKAALQQLVTSIGYKSDFEVMALNETIIMLVVLALIDVVMISNLLIMVIVGGYETFVSRLHLEEHPDQPEWLSHVNASVLKVKLATAIIGISSIHLLKTFINAANYDLKVLMWQTIIHVVFLLSALAIALTDRLMSHPSDSH; encoded by the coding sequence ATGTCCCATCCCAAGCCCAAAACCAGCGCTCCGCTGCGCCCCCTGCCCTCGCTCATTTTCGCCAGCCGCTGGCTGCAGCTGCCGCTGTACCTGGGGTTGATTCTGGCGCAGGCGGTGTACGTCTTTCACTTCTGGGTGGAGCTGGTCCATCTGGTGGAAGCCGCCTTCGGCAACAAAGCAGCCCTGCAGCAGCTGGTCACCAGCATTGGCTACAAGAGTGACTTTGAGGTCATGGCACTCAACGAGACCATCATCATGCTGGTGGTACTGGCATTGATTGACGTGGTGATGATCTCCAACCTGCTCATCATGGTGATTGTGGGTGGCTACGAGACTTTTGTATCCCGCTTGCACCTGGAAGAGCACCCAGACCAGCCTGAATGGCTGAGCCACGTGAACGCCTCCGTGCTCAAAGTGAAGCTGGCCACTGCGATCATCGGCATCAGCTCCATTCACCTGCTCAAGACCTTCATCAATGCGGCCAACTACGACCTCAAGGTGCTGATGTGGCAGACCATCATCCACGTGGTCTTCTTGCTGAGCGCCCTGGCGATTGCGCTGACCGACCGGCTGATGTCCCACCCCAGCGACTCCCACTGA
- the acs gene encoding acetate--CoA ligase — MSATTSAIESVLVENRVFPPSDVIVKAARISGMAGYEALCKEAETDFEGFWAKQARANVQWSKPFTRTLDESNAPFFRWFDDGELNASVNCLDKHIGTPTENKTAIVFEADDGTVTKITYKELLARVSQFANALKAHGVAKGDRVLIYMPMTIEGVIAMQACARIGATHSVVFGGFSAKAVHERIIDAGAVAVITANYQMRGGKELPLKSIIDEALAMGGCDTIRNVFVYQRTATACNMVAGRDKTFAEALAGQSTECAPVAVGAEHPLFILYTSGSTGKPKGVQHSTGGYLLWAKMTMDWTFDLRADDVFWCTADIGWITGHTYVAYGPLAAGATQIIFEGIPTFPNAGRFWQMIERHKCTIFYTAPTAIRSLIKAAEADEAVHPARSDLSSLRILGSVGEPINPEAWMWYHKNVGGERCPIVDTFWQTETGGHVITPLPGATPLVPGSCTLPLPGITAAIVDEMGNDVPNGAGGILVIKRPWPSMIRTIWNDPERFKKSYFPEELKGYYLAGDGAVRSADRGYFRITGRIDDVLNVSGHRMGTMEIESALVAKTDLVAEAAVVGRPDDVTGEAICAFVVLKRSRPTGEEAKQIANELRNWVAKEIGPIAKPKDIRFGDNLPKTRSGKIMRRLLRSIAKGEAITQDTSTLENPAILDQLAKAN; from the coding sequence ATGAGTGCAACAACATCCGCGATCGAGTCTGTGTTGGTTGAAAACCGCGTGTTTCCACCATCCGACGTCATCGTCAAGGCGGCGCGCATTTCCGGCATGGCCGGGTATGAGGCACTGTGCAAAGAGGCCGAAACCGATTTCGAAGGCTTCTGGGCCAAGCAGGCACGTGCCAACGTGCAATGGTCAAAGCCCTTCACCCGCACGCTGGACGAGTCCAACGCCCCGTTTTTCCGCTGGTTTGACGACGGCGAGCTGAACGCCAGCGTCAACTGCCTGGACAAGCACATCGGCACGCCCACGGAAAACAAGACGGCCATCGTCTTCGAAGCCGATGACGGCACCGTCACCAAGATCACCTACAAAGAGCTGCTGGCCCGCGTGAGCCAGTTCGCCAACGCGCTCAAGGCCCACGGCGTGGCCAAGGGCGACCGCGTGCTGATCTACATGCCCATGACCATTGAGGGCGTGATCGCCATGCAGGCCTGTGCCCGCATCGGCGCTACGCACAGCGTGGTGTTTGGCGGCTTCAGCGCCAAGGCCGTGCACGAGCGCATCATCGATGCCGGTGCCGTGGCCGTCATCACTGCCAACTACCAGATGCGTGGTGGCAAGGAGCTGCCGCTCAAGTCCATCATTGACGAAGCTCTGGCCATGGGCGGCTGCGACACCATCCGCAACGTGTTCGTGTACCAGCGCACCGCCACGGCGTGCAACATGGTGGCAGGCCGTGACAAGACCTTTGCTGAAGCACTGGCGGGCCAAAGCACCGAATGCGCGCCCGTGGCCGTGGGGGCCGAGCACCCGCTGTTCATCCTCTACACCAGTGGCTCCACCGGCAAGCCCAAGGGCGTGCAGCACAGCACCGGCGGCTACCTGCTGTGGGCCAAGATGACCATGGACTGGACGTTTGACCTGCGCGCAGACGACGTGTTCTGGTGCACGGCCGACATCGGCTGGATCACGGGCCACACCTACGTCGCCTACGGCCCGCTGGCCGCAGGCGCCACACAGATCATCTTCGAAGGCATCCCCACCTTCCCGAACGCGGGTCGCTTCTGGCAGATGATCGAGCGCCACAAGTGCACGATCTTCTACACCGCCCCCACCGCCATCCGCTCGCTCATCAAGGCGGCTGAGGCCGATGAGGCTGTGCACCCCGCGCGCTCCGACCTGTCGAGCCTGCGCATCTTGGGCAGCGTGGGCGAGCCCATCAACCCCGAAGCCTGGATGTGGTACCACAAGAACGTGGGCGGCGAGCGTTGCCCCATCGTGGACACCTTCTGGCAGACCGAAACGGGTGGCCACGTCATCACCCCGCTGCCTGGCGCCACGCCACTGGTGCCTGGTAGCTGCACGCTGCCTTTGCCCGGCATCACCGCAGCCATCGTGGACGAAATGGGCAACGACGTACCCAACGGCGCGGGTGGCATCCTGGTGATCAAGCGCCCCTGGCCCAGCATGATCCGCACCATCTGGAACGACCCCGAGCGCTTCAAGAAGAGCTACTTCCCCGAAGAACTCAAGGGCTACTACCTGGCGGGCGATGGCGCGGTGCGCAGTGCTGACCGCGGCTACTTCCGCATCACCGGCCGCATCGATGATGTGCTGAACGTGTCGGGCCACCGCATGGGCACGATGGAGATCGAATCCGCCCTGGTCGCCAAGACCGATCTGGTGGCCGAGGCCGCCGTGGTGGGCCGCCCTGACGACGTGACCGGTGAGGCCATCTGTGCGTTCGTGGTGCTCAAGCGCTCGCGCCCCACCGGCGAAGAAGCCAAGCAGATTGCCAACGAACTGCGCAACTGGGTGGCCAAGGAGATTGGCCCCATCGCCAAGCCCAAGGACATCCGCTTTGGCGACAACCTGCCCAAGACCCGCAGCGGCAAGATCATGCGCCGCCTGCTGCGCAGCATTGCCAAGGGCGAGGCGATCACGCAGGACACCAGCACGCTGGAAAACCCCGCAATCCTCGATCAATTGGCCAAGGCCAATTGA
- a CDS encoding fumarate hydratase — translation MTTTSIRQEDLIESIAGALQYISYYHPTDYIAHLARAYEREKSPAAKDAIAQILTNSKMSATGQRPICQDTGIVNVFLKVGMDVRWEGFTGSLDDAINEGVRRGYNHPDNTLRASVVADPQFARKNTKDNTPAVIFTEIVPGNTVDITVAAKGGGSENKSKMYMLNPGDNVVDWVLKTVPTMGAGWCPPGMLGIGIGGTAEKAVLMAKESLMDDLDMYELQAKAEAAKTGGPALDKVEELRLELFEKVNALGIGAQGLGGLTTVLDVKIKMYPTHAASKPIAMIPNCAATRHAHFVMDGSGPVYLTPPSLDLWPNVNWAPDYNKSKKVNLDTLTKEEVASWKPGDTLLLNGKMLTGRDAAHKRIQDMLAKGEKLPVDFTNRIIYYVGPVDPVKNEAVGPAGPTTATRMDGFTEMMLAQTGLIAMVGKAERGPVAIEAIKKHQSAYLMAVGGAAYLVSKAIKTAKVVGFADLGMEAIYEFDVVDMPVTVAVDAGGTSAHITGPAEWQKRIASGEFKGIEVAAA, via the coding sequence ATGACCACGACATCCATTCGCCAAGAAGACCTGATCGAATCCATTGCCGGCGCACTGCAGTACATCAGCTACTACCACCCCACCGACTACATCGCCCACCTGGCCCGCGCTTACGAGCGCGAGAAGAGCCCGGCGGCCAAGGATGCGATCGCCCAGATCCTCACCAACAGCAAGATGAGCGCCACTGGCCAGCGCCCTATCTGCCAAGACACGGGCATCGTCAACGTGTTCCTGAAAGTGGGCATGGACGTGCGCTGGGAAGGCTTCACCGGCAGCCTGGACGATGCCATCAACGAAGGCGTGCGCCGGGGCTACAACCACCCCGACAACACCCTGCGCGCGTCGGTCGTGGCCGACCCGCAGTTCGCCCGCAAGAACACCAAGGACAACACCCCTGCCGTGATCTTCACCGAGATCGTGCCCGGCAACACCGTGGACATCACCGTGGCCGCCAAGGGCGGCGGCTCGGAGAACAAGTCCAAGATGTACATGCTCAACCCCGGCGACAACGTGGTGGACTGGGTGCTCAAGACCGTGCCCACCATGGGCGCTGGCTGGTGCCCGCCCGGCATGCTGGGCATCGGCATTGGCGGTACGGCCGAAAAGGCCGTGCTCATGGCCAAGGAAAGCCTGATGGACGACCTGGACATGTACGAACTGCAAGCCAAGGCCGAAGCCGCCAAGACCGGCGGCCCCGCGCTCGACAAGGTTGAAGAGCTGCGCCTGGAGCTGTTTGAAAAGGTCAACGCCCTGGGCATTGGCGCGCAAGGCCTGGGCGGCCTGACCACGGTGCTGGACGTCAAGATCAAGATGTACCCCACGCACGCAGCCAGCAAGCCGATTGCGATGATCCCCAACTGCGCCGCCACACGCCACGCGCACTTCGTGATGGACGGCTCTGGCCCCGTGTACCTCACGCCCCCGAGCCTCGACCTGTGGCCCAACGTGAACTGGGCGCCTGACTACAACAAGAGCAAGAAGGTCAACCTGGACACACTGACCAAGGAAGAAGTGGCCAGCTGGAAGCCCGGTGACACGCTGCTGCTCAACGGCAAGATGCTGACCGGTCGCGATGCTGCGCACAAGCGCATCCAGGACATGCTGGCCAAGGGCGAGAAGCTGCCCGTGGACTTCACCAACCGCATCATCTACTACGTGGGCCCCGTGGACCCGGTGAAGAACGAGGCCGTGGGCCCTGCAGGCCCCACCACCGCCACGCGCATGGACGGCTTCACCGAGATGATGCTGGCCCAGACCGGCCTGATCGCCATGGTGGGCAAGGCCGAGCGCGGCCCGGTCGCCATCGAGGCCATCAAGAAGCACCAGAGCGCCTACCTCATGGCCGTGGGCGGCGCCGCCTACTTGGTCAGCAAGGCCATCAAGACCGCCAAGGTCGTGGGCTTTGCCGACCTGGGCATGGAAGCCATCTATGAATTTGACGTGGTGGACATGCCCGTGACCGTGGCCGTGGATGCCGGCGGCACCAGTGCCCACATCACGGGCCCAGCCGAATGGCAAAAGCGCATCGCCTCGGGCGAGTTCAAGGGCATTGAAGTAGCCGCTGCTTGA
- a CDS encoding c-type cytochrome — MKRALITIAMTLAVAAPAMADQALATSKNCMACHAVDKKLVGPSYKDVAAKYAGQKDAVDKLATKIIKGGSGVWGPVPMPANAQVNEAEAKKLAAWVLTLK, encoded by the coding sequence ATGAAACGTGCCCTGATCACCATCGCCATGACGCTTGCCGTTGCAGCCCCCGCCATGGCCGACCAAGCCCTGGCCACTTCCAAGAACTGCATGGCCTGCCACGCTGTCGACAAGAAGCTGGTGGGTCCTTCCTACAAAGATGTCGCTGCCAAGTACGCTGGTCAAAAAGACGCTGTAGACAAGCTGGCCACCAAGATCATCAAGGGTGGCTCTGGCGTGTGGGGCCCCGTGCCCATGCCTGCTAATGCCCAAGTCAATGAAGCAGAAGCCAAGAAGCTGGCTGCCTGGGTTCTGACGCTGAAGTAA
- the bfr gene encoding bacterioferritin, whose translation MQGNPQVIEYFKNLLRGELAARDQYFIHSRIYEDQGLVKMYTRLDHEMQEETQHADALLRRILFLGGMPDMRPNPFTPGTTVVEMLQKDLAVEYEVRDALQKGIQLCESLRDYVSRDLLLAQLRDTEEDHAYWLEKQLGLIEKMGLPNYLQSQSQPAA comes from the coding sequence ATGCAGGGAAACCCACAAGTCATCGAATATTTCAAAAACCTGCTGCGCGGCGAGCTGGCTGCGCGTGACCAGTATTTCATCCACTCGCGCATTTACGAAGACCAGGGCCTGGTGAAGATGTACACCCGCCTGGACCATGAAATGCAGGAAGAAACCCAGCACGCCGACGCGCTGCTGCGCCGCATCCTCTTTTTGGGCGGCATGCCTGACATGCGCCCCAATCCCTTCACCCCCGGCACCACGGTAGTGGAGATGCTGCAAAAAGACCTGGCCGTGGAATACGAAGTGCGCGATGCCCTGCAAAAAGGCATACAACTGTGCGAGAGCCTGCGCGACTACGTGAGCCGCGACCTGCTGCTGGCCCAGCTGCGCGACACCGAGGAAGACCACGCCTACTGGCTGGAAAAGCAATTGGGCCTGATCGAGAAAATGGGCCTGCCCAACTACCTGCAAAGCCAGTCGCAGCCTGCCGCCTGA
- a CDS encoding TIGR04438 family Trp-rich protein, with amino-acid sequence MYLLGVSLLLLLLKYLEIGPVATWSWWVIVGSFGATAAWWWWADATGYTKRKAMEKMDERKKERINKNKEALGMRPRKPR; translated from the coding sequence ATGTATCTTTTAGGCGTTTCGCTGCTGCTGCTGTTACTCAAGTATCTGGAGATCGGGCCCGTAGCCACCTGGTCCTGGTGGGTGATTGTGGGCTCTTTCGGCGCTACTGCGGCGTGGTGGTGGTGGGCCGATGCCACAGGCTACACCAAGCGCAAAGCCATGGAAAAAATGGACGAGCGCAAGAAAGAGCGCATCAATAAAAACAAAGAAGCCTTGGGTATGCGTCCGCGCAAGCCCAGGTAA
- the ilvD gene encoding dihydroxy-acid dehydratase, with amino-acid sequence MPAYRSKTSTAGRNMAGARSLWRATGMKDDDFSKPIIAVVNSFTQFVPGHVHLKDLGQLVAREIEAAGGVAKEFNTIAVDDGIAMGHDGMLYSLPSRDIIADSVEYMVNAHCADAMVCISNCDKITPGMLMAAMRLNIPVVFVSGGPMEAGKVKLLNPTTQKIEFKKLDLIDAMVMAADDKVSDADVAEVERSACPTCGSCSGMFTANSMNCLTEALGLSLPGNGTVVATHADREQLFKRAGHLVVELCKRYYEEDDSSILPRSMGFKAFENAIALDIAMGGSTNTILHILAIAQEAEIDFTMADIDRMSKIVPQLCKVAPNTNKYHIEDVHRAGGIMGILGELDRAGRLHTDVPTVHSKTMKDALDQWDIARNPSDTVKTFYMAGPGGIPTQVAFSQAARWPSLDTDRSEGCIRSIEHAFSKEGGLAVLVGNIALNGCVVKTAGVDDSLLVFEGPAHVVESQDEAVANILADKVKAGDVVIVRYEGPKGGPGMQEMLYPTSYIKSKGLGKACALLTDGRFSGGTSGLSIGHASPEAAAGGAIGLVKNGDRIRIDIPNRSINVLVSDEELAQRRVEQDAKGWKPAQPRPRKVSAALKAYAKLVMSADKGAVRDLSLLDD; translated from the coding sequence ATGCCCGCTTACCGCTCCAAAACCTCCACCGCTGGTCGCAACATGGCTGGTGCCCGCTCGCTGTGGCGTGCCACCGGCATGAAGGACGACGACTTCAGCAAGCCGATCATTGCGGTGGTCAACTCGTTCACGCAGTTTGTGCCCGGCCACGTCCACCTCAAGGACTTGGGCCAACTGGTGGCGCGTGAGATTGAAGCAGCGGGCGGTGTGGCCAAAGAGTTCAACACCATCGCCGTGGACGATGGCATTGCGATGGGCCACGACGGCATGCTGTACTCGCTGCCCAGCCGCGACATCATTGCGGATTCGGTGGAATACATGGTCAACGCGCACTGCGCCGATGCCATGGTGTGCATCTCCAACTGCGACAAGATCACCCCCGGCATGCTGATGGCCGCCATGCGGTTGAATATTCCGGTGGTGTTCGTCTCGGGCGGCCCGATGGAGGCTGGCAAGGTCAAGTTGCTCAACCCCACGACCCAGAAGATTGAGTTCAAGAAGCTCGATTTGATCGACGCCATGGTGATGGCCGCCGACGACAAGGTCAGCGACGCCGATGTGGCCGAGGTAGAGCGCTCTGCGTGCCCCACCTGCGGTTCCTGCTCTGGCATGTTCACCGCCAACTCCATGAACTGCCTGACCGAAGCCTTGGGCCTGTCCCTGCCCGGCAATGGCACTGTGGTGGCCACGCATGCCGACCGCGAGCAACTGTTCAAGCGCGCCGGGCACCTGGTGGTGGAGCTGTGCAAGCGCTACTACGAAGAAGACGACAGCAGCATCCTGCCGCGCTCCATGGGCTTCAAGGCGTTTGAGAATGCGATTGCATTGGATATCGCCATGGGCGGCTCCACCAACACCATCCTGCACATTCTCGCCATTGCGCAAGAGGCCGAAATCGACTTCACGATGGCCGACATTGACCGCATGTCCAAGATCGTGCCGCAGCTGTGCAAGGTCGCACCCAACACCAACAAGTACCACATTGAAGACGTCCACCGCGCGGGCGGCATCATGGGTATTTTGGGCGAGCTGGACCGCGCAGGCCGTTTGCACACCGACGTGCCCACCGTGCACAGCAAGACCATGAAAGACGCGCTGGACCAGTGGGACATTGCCCGCAACCCGTCCGACACGGTCAAGACCTTCTACATGGCTGGCCCTGGCGGCATTCCTACGCAAGTCGCATTCAGCCAAGCCGCACGCTGGCCCAGCCTGGACACAGACCGCTCTGAGGGCTGCATCCGCTCGATCGAGCATGCCTTCAGCAAAGAAGGCGGTTTGGCCGTGCTGGTCGGCAACATTGCCCTGAACGGCTGCGTGGTCAAGACCGCAGGCGTGGACGACAGCCTGCTGGTGTTTGAAGGCCCCGCCCATGTGGTGGAGTCGCAGGACGAAGCCGTGGCCAACATCCTGGCCGACAAGGTCAAGGCGGGTGATGTCGTCATTGTGCGCTACGAAGGCCCCAAGGGCGGCCCTGGCATGCAAGAGATGCTGTACCCCACGTCGTACATCAAGTCCAAGGGCCTGGGCAAAGCCTGCGCGCTGTTGACCGATGGCCGCTTCTCGGGCGGCACCTCGGGCCTGTCCATTGGCCACGCTTCGCCCGAAGCGGCAGCCGGTGGCGCCATTGGCTTGGTGAAGAACGGTGACCGCATCCGCATCGACATCCCCAACCGCAGCATCAACGTGCTGGTGTCCGACGAAGAACTGGCCCAGCGCCGCGTGGAGCAGGACGCCAAGGGCTGGAAGCCCGCGCAGCCACGCCCCCGCAAGGTGTCTGCGGCGCTCAAGGCCTATGCCAAGCTGGTCATGTCGGCCGACAAGGGTGCGGTGCGCGATCTGTCTTTGCTCGACGATTGA
- a CDS encoding LapA family protein, with translation MLSTVLLFIIVAITSLAALNWEALSVVSAVSVGLATFDAPLGLLMLGLTSLLGVLLVAYVLSLQGSVLLETRRHTKEMQAQRELADKAEASRFTELRAFLENQHAQGHTTVMARLDSLETRLAARAQESDNTTAAYVGQLEQRLVGGPGATE, from the coding sequence ATGCTTTCTACCGTGCTGCTCTTCATCATCGTGGCCATTACCAGTCTGGCTGCGCTCAACTGGGAGGCTCTCTCGGTTGTTTCTGCCGTGTCTGTGGGGTTGGCCACTTTCGATGCCCCGCTGGGCTTGCTCATGCTGGGGCTGACCTCGTTGCTGGGTGTGCTGCTGGTGGCGTACGTGCTGTCGCTTCAGGGCTCGGTATTGCTGGAGACACGCCGCCACACCAAAGAGATGCAGGCGCAGCGCGAACTGGCAGACAAGGCGGAAGCCTCTCGGTTTACCGAGTTGCGTGCGTTTTTAGAAAACCAGCACGCACAAGGGCACACCACTGTGATGGCACGGCTCGACAGCCTGGAAACCCGCCTGGCTGCGCGTGCGCAAGAGTCGGACAACACCACTGCGGCCTACGTGGGACAACTGGAGCAGCGCTTGGTTGGCGGGCCAGGCGCGACGGAGTAA
- the fumC gene encoding class II fumarate hydratase, which translates to MTLQNGKASAYRTERDTFGPIDVPARRLWGAQTQRSLQHFAISGERMALELIRALAQVKRASAYVNHSLGLLDATRTTAIVAACDEVMAGAHEEEFPLVVWQTGSGTQTNMNMNEVLANRASELLSGPRGEGRLVHPNDDVNKSQSSNDVFPTAMHLAAVDAMTHKLLPALHALRMTLAAKAEAFADIVKIGRTHLQDATPLTLGQEVSGWVAQLEHSERHVRAAMPHLCELALGGTAVGTGLNAPAGYAQAVAKELADLTGLNLVTAPNKFEALASCDALVHAHGALKGLAASLMKIANDVRWLASGPRSGLGEITIPENEPGSSIMPGKVNPTQCEAMTMLCAQVMGNDVAVGVGGASGNFELNVFRPMVIHNFLQSVRLLADGMVSFDKHCASGIEPNHDRIEALVEQSLMLVTALNPHIGYDKAAAIAKAAHKEGISLREAALASGHVTAQEFDAWVVPRSMV; encoded by the coding sequence ATGACACTGCAAAACGGCAAAGCATCGGCCTACCGCACAGAGCGCGACACATTTGGCCCCATCGACGTGCCTGCGCGGCGGTTGTGGGGAGCGCAAACACAACGCTCTTTGCAGCACTTTGCCATCTCGGGCGAGCGCATGGCCCTCGAACTCATCCGGGCACTGGCCCAGGTCAAACGTGCCAGTGCGTATGTGAACCACAGCCTGGGTTTGCTGGATGCCACCCGCACCACGGCCATCGTGGCCGCGTGCGATGAAGTGATGGCTGGGGCACACGAAGAGGAGTTTCCTCTGGTGGTGTGGCAAACCGGGTCGGGCACCCAGACGAACATGAACATGAATGAGGTGCTGGCTAACCGGGCGAGTGAGTTGCTCAGCGGCCCGCGTGGGGAAGGGCGGCTGGTGCACCCCAACGACGATGTGAACAAAAGCCAGTCGAGCAACGATGTCTTTCCTACCGCCATGCACCTGGCGGCAGTGGATGCAATGACCCACAAACTGCTGCCAGCCCTGCATGCGTTGCGCATGACGTTGGCCGCCAAGGCCGAGGCGTTTGCGGACATCGTGAAAATTGGCCGCACGCACTTGCAGGATGCAACCCCGCTGACTTTGGGGCAAGAAGTCTCGGGCTGGGTGGCGCAGCTGGAGCATTCCGAGCGCCATGTTCGCGCCGCCATGCCCCATTTGTGTGAGCTGGCCCTGGGTGGCACGGCCGTGGGCACGGGTTTGAATGCGCCTGCGGGCTATGCGCAGGCGGTGGCCAAAGAGCTGGCCGACCTGACCGGGCTGAACCTGGTGACAGCCCCGAACAAGTTCGAAGCCCTGGCCAGCTGCGATGCCTTGGTGCATGCCCATGGTGCGCTCAAGGGGCTTGCGGCCAGCCTGATGAAGATTGCCAACGATGTGCGTTGGCTGGCCAGTGGTCCGCGCAGCGGGCTGGGCGAGATCACCATCCCGGAAAACGAGCCGGGTTCGTCCATCATGCCGGGCAAGGTCAACCCGACCCAGTGCGAAGCCATGACCATGCTGTGCGCCCAGGTCATGGGCAACGATGTGGCGGTTGGGGTGGGCGGGGCCTCGGGCAATTTCGAGCTCAACGTGTTCCGGCCCATGGTGATCCACAACTTTTTGCAAAGCGTTCGCCTGCTGGCAGACGGCATGGTCAGTTTTGACAAGCACTGCGCTTCGGGCATTGAGCCCAACCATGACCGGATTGAAGCGCTTGTCGAGCAGTCGCTGATGCTGGTGACCGCGCTCAACCCCCACATCGGTTACGACAAGGCCGCTGCCATTGCCAAGGCGGCACACAAAGAGGGGATCAGTTTGCGAGAGGCCGCGCTGGCCTCTGGCCATGTGACGGCTCAGGAGTTTGATGCCTGGGTGGTGCCGCGCAGCATGGTCTGA